Genomic window (Megamonas funiformis):
GATTTTGTTTAACTGTACCTAAACAAACAGCTACAGCTGCTATCTATGTAGAAGATATAAAAAATATAGCTGAGAATGCTAAAACAGCTATAAATACCTATACAAATGCTATAAATACAGCTAAACAAGTATCACTGATGATACAAGATTTAACATCTATGGATCCTAAAGCCCTAATCGCTCATTATACAGGATTAGATAAAGAATATAAAAATCTTATGAACGACTTAGACTCTCAAATAGGTACATTAGATAAAGATACTTCTACAGATAGTATTTTAAGTGAACGAATGGGCATAGATATTTATACAGGTGGTTATACTAAACCAGTAGATTTAAATTCATATACACAAAATATAAAAAAACTTTACCATGTAGCTGATGAAACCTATTATTCTGCTTTATCTATAGGTAGACGTCAACAAGAAGTAGAAAATAGCATTAATCAATTAGAAACTTCCCTGCAAAATCTATCTAAAGCACAAGGAACAAAAGAAGCCATGCAGGCAAGCGGACAAATAGCTAGTCAAAATACTATGGAAACAGCAAAAACAAACGCTTTATTATCTACTCTTTTATCTGTTACAGCTACCGAACAATTACAAGAAAATGCTCAAAAACAAGCAGGTATGAAGATAAATGAAAATATGGCAATAGATGTAAAAAACAACTCACAAAAAGTTTTATCTGATATAGAAATGAACAAACAACAAAATATTGAAGACTATAAAAAATTAGTAGGTTATGGATTATGAAAAAAACAAAGATTATACTACTGACTATAGGAATATTATTATTACTTTCATCTATCTGCTTTGCTCAAACACCAGAACTTGCTTGGGACGATATATTTGAAAAATTTATCGGTACTTATGATAATGGTTCATTAGATACTGATGGAGCTATCTTAACCGATAAAGTACCTAGAATAATTGTGACTTGCCTAATAGTTGGCTCTGCTGGAATGCTAGCATTTGGAGAATTATCTGCTACCACTACTACTTTTTTACGTATGATTTTATCTATGACAGTAATTATCAATTTAGGAATATATTTTGGATATATGTTCATTGTTCCAGATAGCTCTTTTATCAGCATTGCCGAACCTAAACCCGACCCCAACTCTGCTAATTTTTTAGGACAAATGATGATGAGTTTTATCTATAAATGTCAAAAAGGTGCTGAATTTTTATATCCCATTTGTGTGAAAATTCTCGCTTGTGCTTGGGCTATTGATGTAGCAATAACCTTAATGCTAAAAATAGAAGACGATATCATAAAATACATGATATCTAACGCCTTAAAAATGGCAATGTATCTATTTTTAATAACAAATTGGATTTTAGGTATGGGAATTGCTCATGCTGTTTTTGCTAGTTTTGAAAGAATAGGCTATATCGCAGGTGGTGGCGAAAATAGCATACTTATGCCTGATGATATAATGGGCAATGCCTTTAAAATTATTGAAAATACATGGAATAGTTTTTCTCAAATATCCTTTACCACAAGCCCATTTGCTCTAATATTAGCTGTAGTGATATTTTTAGTAATTGTAGCCTGCATATTAGTAATTTCAGCTCAAATAATGGTAGTAAGAGTAGAATTTTGGGTAATGGCTATATTTACTATGTTAACCATGTCTATAGGAATGTTTAAACCAACAAAATTTTTATTTGAAAGAGCTATAAGTTCACTTATACATTATGCCACCAAAGTAAGTATTGTAGCTTTTGTAACAGCGATACTTGAACCAATGCTAACAAGTGCTGTAGAAAATTTTGTTTCAGGTGGAGAATCACTTGATTTACAGAAAAACTTCTTAACCTTTATGCAACTTGCCTTTTCACTTGGTATAATGTGTATGCTTGTCTATAAGCTACCAAACTTAGCACAAGCAATATCTTCTGGACAACCAGCTTTAAATGGTAATGATTTATCCAATCAATTAAAAGCAATGCCTACTAAAGCTATGAGAATGAAAGGTGCTTGGGACGTAGCTTCAAGAATGCCAGGAGGAAATTCCGCTAGAGGAGCAGCAGGCTTTTTATCTAATATGAAAAGCATAGGAATGCAAGCAGGAAGAGGAGACCTCAAAGGAGCAGGAAAAACAGCTTTAAACTATGGCAAAGGAACACTAGGAACAGCA
Coding sequences:
- a CDS encoding type IV secretion system protein, giving the protein MKKTKIILLTIGILLLLSSICFAQTPELAWDDIFEKFIGTYDNGSLDTDGAILTDKVPRIIVTCLIVGSAGMLAFGELSATTTTFLRMILSMTVIINLGIYFGYMFIVPDSSFISIAEPKPDPNSANFLGQMMMSFIYKCQKGAEFLYPICVKILACAWAIDVAITLMLKIEDDIIKYMISNALKMAMYLFLITNWILGMGIAHAVFASFERIGYIAGGGENSILMPDDIMGNAFKIIENTWNSFSQISFTTSPFALILAVVIFLVIVACILVISAQIMVVRVEFWVMAIFTMLTMSIGMFKPTKFLFERAISSLIHYATKVSIVAFVTAILEPMLTSAVENFVSGGESLDLQKNFLTFMQLAFSLGIMCMLVYKLPNLAQAISSGQPALNGNDLSNQLKAMPTKAMRMKGAWDVASRMPGGNSARGAAGFLSNMKSIGMQAGRGDLKGAGKTALNYGKGTLGTAKNLAQMGIESGLLKSYYEAQRDTKNARELKVRMDTQKKAGNLKHNTSPNEKENAQNEYIRREIKNNMSPNANYEYALKKAEQKMQQDELPKPLKTNTFRGYYNDNNHDDINNTSNNYPRYNNSDNDNNVDNDTNNDNTD